ACCACTCAATAAAACTAGATCTTTGCTCCTAGGCACACCCCACAACTTAAAAAAACAGAATAACCCCagtgcaaattttatctcataaaGCTGCTTTAGAAGGCTAGTGATGACAGTCATCTTTTGCTGCTTCCACATTATTGATGAATTCTGGTCTCCCAAGATCCATTTGGTCAACcactttcctctctctctctctctctctctctctcattcatGCTCTCACATGTATTATTTCTGCTTCACCACATTCTCCGAATCTGATCATGTCATGAAGACTATGTTTGAAAGTAAGGTACACTATTTCGGTATCAGACTTTGTACCGGTGCCAtactagcacagtgtcggtacgatagaaatttttttagcaTACTGAGCGCTCCATACCATCCGATTTGGACTGGTATGGTATACCATGCTTAAAAGGATGAAGGCATGAACAAGATGTGAAGATCTTTAGTGTCTAAAACAAAAGTAAATTACATTGGATTCCTTCATTTAAGTAGTCTCGAAATAAACTAGGAGGACCACCTTAAGAATCTCTGAGTATCTCAATAAGCCAAAAAATTATACACTCGTTTAACAGCTGGTTTGCTGTGAACTACTAATTATTGGGACACTTTTCAACAAGCAGTTACTATTTGAATAATGCTCTCCTAGCTTCGTACTGGAAGATGCCATCTATATTCTCTTTCTACCtggttaattttttttatcctcCTACAGTTACCATCTCCTGACACTTACAAGGACAAGCTCCTAAAAAAAATTAGCGAAGTATGgcgccatttcatggttcaaaccTGTTAGCTCCACAAGATTtgttaaattttcttcttcttttttatataaagaGAACTGGAACAAAAGTCTCTGTGGAAACGGGGTTCTCAGAAACCTACAGCATGCCTTATCTTTAGTTGTATATTATAGACTTGCTTTGTCCCCTATTCTGAATGCTCACTTTTAGGAACAGAAACAATAAAGAGATTACTCTGGGTTTGTGATGAGGAACTGCTCTGAATCATCAGATTCAGTGCATGTCCTGAGGCCCTTTGGAACGCTTTGGTCTGGCAACAAAAGTGTCGCCATGCTGGTAGAACAGTGTAACACTATGGAATGGGGAACATACTAGGCAAGCAAAGATTCTAGTACAAGAGAAATCGAAGGGACCAACAAGGGAGGAAGAGCttgtgccccccccccccccccctccttgtGTCAGGCCAAGGTTAATAGCCTGCTCAAGTGAGTACTAGAAAATTTAAGTGATGGGGTCCAGTGATTAGACCGCCACCAGAGCGCAATCTGACAGCAATCCAGTGTGGTCCATGGCCTGAGGGATGCAACACCATTCAATGACATGCAACAAACCTGAAACATTTAGAGAAGTTGAATCGAGTAGAGGAAATCTAGTTAACAGGAGTCATTATGTTGTGCTGAACTCGAGTTAATGGCTCGAGCTACTTCAATACCATTACCAGCTGTCTCATGGGTTCACAGAGCTGGAGGAAATCAGAAAACTAGTCACAGATAGATTGATGACAGAGATAATAGAAGACATGACAGACATATTTATAGATGAAACAATCTCCTGAGTCCTGAAGGCTTCTCCTCAGCCATTGGAACAAACAAAGCCAGAGGAAACAAAGTGAGGAATGTAGAAGTTCTCCCAGAAACAGtcgacaaagaaaaagaacaaacaaATGGGGAACAAACAAGCAGGGCATTGAAGCCCATTTGAAAAACAGCTTGTGTCTTCTGACAAGATACCATGGAGATTTGATGAGTCGTTTGGCCTCAGCTCACACGGACGGCCTTTCGGAACTCAGTCATTCGGCTGCAAAACAATTGAAAGGGAAGATGGGTGGTAAAAGGATTAATACGAGAATGAAGAAAGCAATGTATTGGGATGGAGGGGGCATTGGGCAATGAGGACTGCACCATTGCGATTTCGGGAAGCGGTGACCGGGAAGTCGTGATGGGACATGGGGATGGAGATTGAGAGCTGGGTCTTGGAGTAGGCAGCGGCCTGGTTGGAGTTCTCCCGTTCCAAATCCACCCATGAGTCTCTGCTCTTCTGCGGCCACTCATCGAAGAAGTGGCGCAGAGGCCTCCGGCCCTCCTCCTGCTCCCTCTCCACCTTCAGAGGCCTCTCCAGCTTGAAATCAGCCCCCAGAACAAAGCAGTGCTGCTGCTTCTCCTCTGCATCCCTGCCACAGTGAGAGTAAGTGCTCTGCTGCAGGGCAGAGCTCCCCTGTTTGGTATCTCCCAGTAAGCTCATCCCTAGTGGCCTGAACTGCCATGAGCTCTCCTTCTCACTTCCTGAGGCCTCTGAAAAGAAGCAGTACTCATCCACATCCTTCATTCCATGACAATACCTGCCATTCCACTCATTCATTACCACTAGTTACAGAGACACCTACATAGATACATAGACAGAGAGACAGACAGATAgatatagatagagagagagagagagagagtaagagTTGTGAATGTCAACCTGTAGTCCTTGTCAGCTTGGGTGTAGGATGGAGTATGTAGATTGAAGTGGGGAGTGTTGAGGCCAACACCAGGTGTCCTAGAAGAAGGGTGGCAGGTATACAGAAGGTGGTAAGAGTCTGGAGTGGAgatggagagaggaggaggggggtaGGGGGAGGGGGTGTGGGaggtggaggtggtggtggtggtggtggtggaagaAGAGGTGGAAGAGGGGAGACTGGTGGCCAAATACATTTCCACAGGCTTTCTTGAACGGTTTTTGCCTCTGTGCATATGCCTCTCACAGTATTTGGAGTCCGGGTAGGCCTCTTTGGAACACCTCCACTTCTTCCCATCAGTTCTTCTGCACCTCCCTGGCTCAGGATCCTCTGCCTTCCTGCCAAAACCCTTCTGGTTCCAGCCCCAGCTCACTGCCATTCAGAGACCCAGATCCCAGTTTCTTCTCAAAAAACCACATGGAAGGGAAGTAGatgacaaaaaaaatttatgtagaGGAAGGAAACTTACTCGAAGGCTGGGGATGGAAGGCCAGAGTTGGGGAGGGAATGGTGGAATCCAGCAGGAAACTCCTCCTTAAGGGGAGGACGAGATCAGAGGGAATGGGGATTCCTGAGGCCATATACTTGAAGATGAGAGCCTGGTGCTCCAGCTCCTGCCACTGAGATGGTGTGAAGGGATACCTAGAGCTGTtcctccgactcatcatcatctcAAAACCAGACCACAAACCTAACAacaggaagaggagaagagctGAAAACAGAGAGAGGAGGAAATGAGAGAGGAGACCAAAGTTACAGCTTCTTACATCTATTGATATATTTGTATGGAGTTAGATGTCACAAccaggagagagaggaagggggggAGGGCAGCCTGCATTTAATgctgaggagcttgagaaattATAATAAACAATAATATTAGGATGGGGATTATTTTATGATGTGGGTGCATAGGATGGGTCATTCAGTCAAGAGGCAGAGTGTAGGCTGCAGAATCTTCTGTGTAGTTGCATGGATCAATCAAGACTCCTGAGacttataaaatataataaaagaaaaggaaaagggcgAGCAAAAGGGTTGGGTGGTGGAGTGATGATACATGGTGCATGCCTTTCCATGTCACTCGGGTAAAAAAAGCCACTAGTTAAATGCTAATGGCTGTCAGAATGGTTGCAGGTGGTTCTGCCACCTGAGAGCAGTAGACTCTGCTCTTATATTATGGCTGAGAGCAGGAGCAGGAGGGGGCAGGTGCAGGTCTGCCAACCAGAAGGGAGCAGAGCTATTCCCTCCATCTTTAGCTCGatatttctctctctatctctgaaCCAAGCTGCTGTGCTCTGGTGCCTTCTGTTGCTGTTTTCTTCTGCCAGCTTTACGGAAACTCATAAACAAAAGAGCTGTTTGGGAGTTAAACTAAAACACAAAGTAATGGTAAAGATGCGGAaacaatgagagagagagagagagagagagagagggaaaaaaaaagctgtGAGACACTGTACTCTTCTACTGCGGCTTCCCACTTTTTGCTGttgtttcttcctttcttctcttaaTAATTTATTGTTTTACTTGCGGTTCTTTttttctctgtctctctctctactGGTAATGCCACCTTTCCTCACCTGAAGCTAGCTCTGCTTTGGTTTCTACTTTGAATTTGAGAAAATAGATGATACAACCTGGGGTGTTGTTATGGTCACCAACTGGTAAGGAAATTGAGAGTTCGGAatgcctcctcttctcttctccaccAACTATGTCCAGTACTTGGAAGGTTAAAGATAGTTCAAAGACAGGCTTTATGAAGAAGAAGGCATGGAGGAGAATTATAGAGGTAAGGCTGCAGGAAGGTGATTTGATCTCAAGTTGGTCACCAGAGTACTACTGTCTGTTTCAGTCTCCTTTAATACCTTTATCTAAATCCTAAGGGGTTTGATGGAGTTTCTGGATATGATTTGAGTTGAGACATTTATCAGATGCTTATGATGGTACACCACACTAAAGAAGTGCATTGCTGGTACACGATGTGAAAATGTTTGGAACTAAAATGAGGAACATATGGGCCTGAGTTGGATCATTGCCTTCCACTTGCTGGCCATTGCAACTCGAACAAGTGACCATAAAGCAACCTAAAAGCATGCAGGTTGGAACTCACTCAAAGGAGATAGAATGGATACCCACAGCAGCAGTTCCACTGTTTTCTTTCTGAACACAGGCATGGGGGAGGCTCCATTCCACCATAAATCCTTTTTGGCTTTTTTCTGGTCATGGCATGATTTATATGAGGCCTTGCAAGCTACTGACCCCCTCCAATCACCAACTTGTCACAAAGATCAGAAGGATGCGATACCATGTGAGTACACCATCTTTGCACCCCTTTCTCAGCTATTCCAATTCTTCAATGACACAAGTTGCAGCTATATATTGGTCATGGCCCAAAATTGCTATCAACATTTATGTGAGAACAGAAGTTATGGCAATTTAACCAAATAATAGTAAGCATTTTATATTACTTTTCCATATCAAGATCTAGTAGGCATtgcttaaatattttattttgtaaaCAATATCATAATCGAACTAAGGCCGCTGTATATTGACTATAAGCTGGATATATAATTGTCATTATGTAAATAATAGAATGGAGGTTCCCTTAAGACTGTTGTTGCTGTCAGCCAATGCCAAGAGCTGTCGACATTGTAGTATATGTGCTGACATGGTGCATTGAGAATGTGCCTAAAAATAAAGCACCATTAAGGGCATCCAAGACTCAATCCATGTTCTTTGTGATATCAATAAGGATTTTTTGGTCACAAGTCAGCCTCTTGTCGCATTTGATTTTTCATAATGTCGGCAGACTCgacaaattaaaagaaaaaatgaataaTTCATGAATATTTTATCAGCGATGTGACTGATCGGGCTGATCGATCAGTCTATAATTCATGAATATTATTAGTTGTTCATGAATTAATTGTGATTTTGTAGATGAACACTCATGAATTACATGTTCATTCTTACATGAAACAGTATATAATatgtaattaatattttatcattttccttTAGGCAATGTTTCATGAGAAGTTCTAAATGTAACATTCAAAGGCTATTCTTAGAAAACCTTCAAAAAAATAGATACAATATTACTGCTTTTAGTTGAGTAAAGTATTCTAGAGAGACCAAATAATTTTATCCAGATTATTGATGAGATTTTGTATAGGTCAAGGCTATATACATCTAACTCTCTTCAGGCCGTCCAATGGTAGGAACCTAGTACACTAggatgctttttttttattgaaagaaTTTTGTTCTTCTTGAGTTTTGAAGAAAGAGAGTACTTAATCCATTTAGTCATGCCTATCcaactaaaaaaaaacttttaaaaccatgTTATCTATTAAAATTTTCCAACCAAATaaaattttggttttttttttttgctgaaaaagaaaggagaaggggggaggaagggacaagctcacccccgcgtagcagcccccacctgccaggagaatgttcgatgcgggcagaaatgataTTTTAGACATTCTTCGAAAACAAAAGGAACAAAATACAGTATAGGAATATATCGGAACAAAAATACTTATTCAAGTATTTTATTGCATCTTCTCTCATTTTTTAGCCAAAAATggaatctctttctctctctctatctcttctTTATAGGAAGCCTGAGGCTATGTTCTTTGTCTATGTAAAACAGTGTTTCCAATATGATCCTACAAAAATATTGTCCCTAGGGGAAGGCTAAAGTGGAGACAGCTGCAGCCTACCCATTCCTGGGTGACAGCAGACTGCTCCTTCTGTATTTGGCAAACATTGCTGTGTGTTCAGTGGCGTGGTTTCAGCATCTTCCAGTGTGCTCAGCAGTGTGATGCAATGTTGGAATGAGTCATAATAGCAgagagcagcagcagcagcagcaggggAAGGTGAGCAAAAAGGAGGGTCTTTGTTTTGTTGCAATTTAAAGAGAGAGGGGAgtttccaccaccaccaccaccaccaccaccacccaaaTTCCTCCCTCCCACCACCACCTGGCTTCAGAGAAGATAGCAGGTTTTGGAAGACCAACAGCACTCTGCACCCACTGCCACTGTGAACTCATACATGCCCCTAGTCCACTtttagctctctctctctcgccccccttccttcctctcttcctttcccaattagtatctttttttcCCACTGGTTACTGGAAAGAAAtgttcctccttttcttctacaTGATATAAAGGAGTTTTGAAAATAAATACAggctttgttttcttttgtttccacAATATAATAATAGTTGGATCAGTCTAGCCAGGGATCAAGATATATAATCGTAATTACTTTTCCATCcttctgcttcttttttttttttgtgtgtaatAGCAACACACGCTAGAATAAATTGAACTcttttgttctctttttttttttcttttatatgtgTAATAGTGGCATTCGCTCGATGGACctagtctaactaaaaatttcttccattttagatATATTAATGATTATTATTTCTGTTTATTTTGCTATAGAAACATTTTTGCATGCATAGCAACATAATTTGCGTGACCTCATTACCAGTACATTAACCGCTAAAACACACACAAAATGAGTGTCTCCATTTGAGATTTGGAGCAAAAAGATCCAATAAACTTTAAGGAAAATTTGTATAAAAAATCTACTTAATTATTGATTTTGCAAGGTAtcagtttccttttttttatagcTGAACAACATGTAATTGGAAATTTTCAAACAATTTTACCCTGGATCTAAGGAAGATAGGCTATACACAAATTTGAAATACTCGATAATTTATTAAATTGCATATCCAATATATATTTGTTGAAGCTACTGCCTGTCTTATGCTTAGTCACCAGGGCATTCATTGGAGAGCCCTGAATGTCTGTCATTTAGGCAAAAAAAGACTgcattttcttgaaaatttaatAACTAAGTGGAACTTTTTGTGCAGAGCCCACCAAATTTAACGCAGATCATATTTTCCAAGAAAAAGTATTTCTCAAATGTAAAAGATGAAATTTATGTAAAGTTCCCTGGATATGAATAAAAACTGAAGCACAAACACAGATACGTGCATCTTTGGACCTCTGTAGCGAACCTCTTGGCAAATGGATCGTACTGTACTACGTCTGCAAAGAGAGGAAcacgagagagacagagagaggccTCATGGATGCCTGCCCTTGTACCATTTGCATGAGATAAGAACGATTCATTTCTGGGTAAGATTccacttcttttcttctttttttttggttttaatCTCTACACAGGAGCTGTCAGAATATAAAAGTTGTAAAACAACAGGAAATTACAAGGTCAATCTAGATTTGGACCTTCAAGCACGCCCAGCTTTTGTTCATGTTACCTACACATCTTCACGAGCTACAACATCCAATTCTCGATGTTTTCAATAACTTCCTTCTATTTTTATGCCGAGTGCAGCGAGATTGCTTCAAGAGCCCATATGTTTTAAGTCACAAAACACCAGCAGCACAAATTCACAGACAGGTCAAGATTTCACAATCACATCATATGCCACGGATTCCAAGCAGGAGAGTGAGAGTGGAAGAAATTATCCAGCATGATTCCTCAGAAGAATTGGGAAGACGGCCTCCAACTCACTAGTAATATCTTGACAACTCCGACTGTGAAAATCTCTCTGATGTTCTTATGAAGAATTCTGGTAAgttatcaacaaaaaaaaaaaaaatctgataagTGACCTTTCAAACAAGAATAATGACATAACCAAGAGAATCAGACCAACAATCTGAACCGATAGAGATGTTTGATTGGCCCTCTCTTGCTTTCTCCTCTGGAAAAAGTAGAAGCATGAGGACTAGGAAGCAAGTTGCCACTAGTTTGAAAAGCAACAGCAGAAATCATAAGAAAAGATTGACAGGTTCTCCAACTCCAGGGTATTGACATCCTCAAATTCCAATAAAATAGAGAAGTTTCTAGTAGTTCTTTGTGTAATTAtgtcttttaactcttggggaAATGGATAATCTATGAAATAAAAAATCCATTCGCTATCTTTGCATTTTGACTTATGGTACAGATATAGACCTTGAGGCCTAATGAATAGGTAACAGACGGATTAGCTTTCTTTTCAAGTAAACACTGGTCCAGTCATTAAACACCAATATACATGTTCCTTCGAAATGTGCAATCAATTAACAGTAAGATTCTATAGCAATTAAGTATAATGCAACAATAAGTTAAAACCATCCGGACCATGCAATTCTTAAGTTTGATGAGAGGTCAGAATTTTCATATAATTTTGCACCTCAATCCATCCCACAAATTTCTAATATATGACCACCAAGGCATGGAATATCTCCAAACCTGCATAAAACTATACCCAGAGAAAGAACACACGTAATTATGAGGTCCTGTTAACCTTTATCACCAACATGAGAAAGAATACAAAAGCTCCTGAATCTGAAAACCTAAAATCCAGTGATTTCCTCCATGATGGAAACAAAACCTTTTCAGTATGTGATTATATCATCAATCTAGGCAGGGTTCATAAATTCTAAATTGTTGCACCCTTATAGAAATAGTTAAGATTAAATCAATGTGAACCAAAACTATATTTATAAACTTTCAGAGAATTTACACTTCTAACAGGCTGCAAATTTCGGTCAGAGCTTTTTAGTTGTGTCACCTTCTTAGGAGTGGAATATTTAATTAATACTAGAAAAAGTTGAGCATTTTTGAAGTAGTAATAGACACATGGAAAACATGAAGAGATGCATCTGATGTGTAGCTTTATCTTCGACCTATCTGAAATCACAAATTTTCTTTCAGACTTGGTAACTTCAACtattaaaatagaatttaaAGTTTAAACTATATCATTTGATCAACCTGTTATTTTACAACAAAGGTGAGAAAAATACAGAGACCTAAATTTGATATTAAGCTGGATGGAATATGAAggcagcaagatgaagaagcaAAATACCTGGATTGCTTTCATGACCTCCTTCTGGCGCCTTGGTTACCAGAACCTCCCACAGCAGCTCTAGTCCTTTTGGTAGAAGGAGAGAACAAGGTCTGTACGTACAGAGAAAAGCTGGGTATCCACAAAAAGCTGCCACAATTCAAAGGAAAAGACACAGGAAAGTTAAGCATGTCGAATAGTTAAACCACTGTATTTAACAGTTCTAGCAGCAAAGAAAATCCTTCCCTTCATATTTTAACACAATCACAAATACACTATTGCAGTACTACTCCATAAGGAATGTAGGCTATCATGTTTTAACCTTTCAAGATCTGACATGTAATTGTTAAGTTATAATATTTGAAATCAGAAGAGAAACTATGATTAAGGCTCCAGCCTTTCTTAgcaccctccccccccccccccccccaaccaaaaaaaaagaaaaaagaattaggTTGTCATATACCATTTACAGCCCTAGATTCTAGAAGCAAAAATCAAGAAGATTGTTGCAACACCACTGGATGTACCAATCACTAAAAAGATTTCTAAAATTTCTACTATTGAGTGAAATCTTTATGTAACTTCCAGTTCAAAATTTTATGTTTCGAATATACAAAGAAGATAGTTATGCAGATTTGAGACAAAATTGATGGCTCCATAGATGGATTATACCCTGACCAGAATTGCTAATGAATTACAGTCCTGGAAAAAaccataattatttaattttcagaaaaaatccaattcaataaagaaaaaggtttg
This portion of the Phoenix dactylifera cultivar Barhee BC4 chromosome 11, palm_55x_up_171113_PBpolish2nd_filt_p, whole genome shotgun sequence genome encodes:
- the LOC103703280 gene encoding growth-regulating factor 1; this translates as MMMSRRNSSRYPFTPSQWQELEHQALIFKYMASGIPIPSDLVLPLRRSFLLDSTIPSPTLAFHPQPSMSWGWNQKGFGRKAEDPEPGRCRRTDGKKWRCSKEAYPDSKYCERHMHRGKNRSRKPVEMYLATSLPSSTSSSTTTTTTTSTSHTPSPYPPPPLSISTPDSYHLLYTCHPSSRTPGVGLNTPHFNLHTPSYTQADKDYRYCHGMKDVDEYCFFSEASGSEKESSWQFRPLGMSLLGDTKQGSSALQQSTYSHCGRDAEEKQQHCFVLGADFKLERPLKVEREQEEGRRPLRHFFDEWPQKSRDSWVDLERENSNQAAAYSKTQLSISIPMSHHDFPVTASRNRNAE